The Falco rusticolus isolate bFalRus1 chromosome 15, bFalRus1.pri, whole genome shotgun sequence genome has a segment encoding these proteins:
- the DYNC1LI2 gene encoding cytoplasmic dynein 1 light intermediate chain 2 isoform X1 gives MAPVLVEKKLLGPDGPGGAELPSEEEEGQNLWSSILSEVSTRSRSKLPSGKNILVFGDDGSGKTTLMAKIQGAEHGKKGRGLEYLYLNIHDEDRDDHTRCNVWILDGDLYHKGLLKFAVSAESLQDTIVVFVADMSRPWTVMESLQKWASVLQEHIDKMKIPPEEMRDMEQKFIKEFQEYVEPEEGYQGSPQRRGPSGQEDEHVSLPLGENVLTHNLGIPVLVVCTKCDAVSVLEKEHDYREEHFDFIQSHIRRFCLQYGAALIYTSVKEEKNLDLLYKYIVHKTYGFQFTTPALVVEKDAVFIPAGWDNEKKIAILHENFTTVKPEDAYEDFIVKPPVRKLVHDKELAAEDEQVFLMKQQSFLAKQPATPTRASESPARGPAGSPRTQGRAGPANVPSASPITSVKKPDPNIKNNAASEGVLASFFNSLLSKKTGSPGSPGAGGVQSTAKKSGQKTVLTNVQEELDRMTRKPDSMVTTNSPPTENEA, from the exons ATGGCGCCGGTGCTGGTGGAGAAGAAGCTGCTGGGGCCGGACGGGCCCGGCGGTGCCGAGCTCCccagcgaggaggaggaggggcagAACCTCTG GTCCTCCATACTGAGCGAAGTTTCTACCCGGTCAAGATCTAAATTGCCGTCAGGCAAGAATATTCTGGTTTTTG GTGATGATGGTTCAGGTAAAACCACACTTATGGCTAAAATACAGGGAGCAGAGCATGGCAAGAAAGGAAGAGGGCTGGAATACTTGTATCTAAATATTCACGATGAAGACAGGGATG atcaTACTCGCTGTAATGTTTGGATTCTGGATGGAGACTTATACCATAAAGGGCTATTGAAGTTTGCAGTTTCTGCAGAATCCCTGCAAGACACCATTGTAGTCTTTGTTGCAGATATGTCTAGACCTTGGACTGTTATGGAGTCTTTACAGAAATGGGCCAGTGTCTTGCAAGAACATATTGATAAGATGAAAATTCCTCCAGAAGAGATGAGAGACATGGAACAGAAGT TTATAAAGGAGTTTCAAGAGTATGTAGAACCTGAAGAAGGCTACCAAGGATCACCGCAGAGAAGAGGCCCTTCTGGCCAAGAGGATGAACACGTTTCTTTGCCACTTGGAGAAAATGTGCTGACTCATAACCTTGGTATTCCTGTGCTGGTAGTTTGTACAAAA TGTGATGCAGTGAGCGTACTCGAGAAGGAGCATGATTACAGAGAAGAACACTTCGACTTCATTCAGTCACACATTCGTAGATTCTGCTTACAGT ATGGAGCTGCCTTGATTTATACATCAGTTAAGGAGGAGAAGAACCTTGATCTGTTGTATAAGTACATTGTACATAAAACATACGGTTTTCAGTTTACCACACCTGCCTTAGTGGTAGAAAAGGATGCAGTTTTTAT ACCTGCCGGTTGGgacaatgaaaagaaaattgccaTTTTACATGAAAACTTTACAACAGTGAAACCAGAAGATGCATATGAGGATTTCATTGTAAAACCTCCTGtaagaaag TTAGTCCACGATAaagagctggcagcagaagaTGAACAAGTATTTCTTATGAAGCAGCAG TCATTCCTTGCCAAACAGCCAGCAACGCCTACAAGAGCATCA GAATCTCCTGCAAGAGGCCCTGCAGGATCCCCAAGAACTCAAGGCAGAGCTGGTCCTGCCAATGTACCCAGTGCCTCACCAATAACATCAGTTAAGAAACCAGATCCAAATATTAAAA ataaTGCTGCAAGTGAAGGTGTCTTGGCTAGTTTCTTCAACAGTCTCTTGAGCAAAAAGACTGGTTCTCCTGGGAGTCCTGGTGCTGGAGGAGTGCAAAGTACAGCCAAGAAATCAG gacAAAAAACAGTTTTGACAAATGTTCAAGAGGAACTGGATAGGATGACTCGCAAGCCAGACTCTATGGTAACAACAAACTCTCCTCCAACAGAGAATGAAGCTTGA
- the DYNC1LI2 gene encoding cytoplasmic dynein 1 light intermediate chain 2 isoform X2 yields MAPVLVEKKLLGPDGPGGAELPSEEEEGQNLWSSILSEVSTRSRSKLPSGKNILVFGDDGSGKTTLMAKIQGAEHGKKGRGLEYLYLNIHDEDRDVIKEFQEYVEPEEGYQGSPQRRGPSGQEDEHVSLPLGENVLTHNLGIPVLVVCTKCDAVSVLEKEHDYREEHFDFIQSHIRRFCLQYGAALIYTSVKEEKNLDLLYKYIVHKTYGFQFTTPALVVEKDAVFIPAGWDNEKKIAILHENFTTVKPEDAYEDFIVKPPVRKLVHDKELAAEDEQVFLMKQQSFLAKQPATPTRASESPARGPAGSPRTQGRAGPANVPSASPITSVKKPDPNIKNNAASEGVLASFFNSLLSKKTGSPGSPGAGGVQSTAKKSGQKTVLTNVQEELDRMTRKPDSMVTTNSPPTENEA; encoded by the exons ATGGCGCCGGTGCTGGTGGAGAAGAAGCTGCTGGGGCCGGACGGGCCCGGCGGTGCCGAGCTCCccagcgaggaggaggaggggcagAACCTCTG GTCCTCCATACTGAGCGAAGTTTCTACCCGGTCAAGATCTAAATTGCCGTCAGGCAAGAATATTCTGGTTTTTG GTGATGATGGTTCAGGTAAAACCACACTTATGGCTAAAATACAGGGAGCAGAGCATGGCAAGAAAGGAAGAGGGCTGGAATACTTGTATCTAAATATTCACGATGAAGACAGGGATG TTATAAAGGAGTTTCAAGAGTATGTAGAACCTGAAGAAGGCTACCAAGGATCACCGCAGAGAAGAGGCCCTTCTGGCCAAGAGGATGAACACGTTTCTTTGCCACTTGGAGAAAATGTGCTGACTCATAACCTTGGTATTCCTGTGCTGGTAGTTTGTACAAAA TGTGATGCAGTGAGCGTACTCGAGAAGGAGCATGATTACAGAGAAGAACACTTCGACTTCATTCAGTCACACATTCGTAGATTCTGCTTACAGT ATGGAGCTGCCTTGATTTATACATCAGTTAAGGAGGAGAAGAACCTTGATCTGTTGTATAAGTACATTGTACATAAAACATACGGTTTTCAGTTTACCACACCTGCCTTAGTGGTAGAAAAGGATGCAGTTTTTAT ACCTGCCGGTTGGgacaatgaaaagaaaattgccaTTTTACATGAAAACTTTACAACAGTGAAACCAGAAGATGCATATGAGGATTTCATTGTAAAACCTCCTGtaagaaag TTAGTCCACGATAaagagctggcagcagaagaTGAACAAGTATTTCTTATGAAGCAGCAG TCATTCCTTGCCAAACAGCCAGCAACGCCTACAAGAGCATCA GAATCTCCTGCAAGAGGCCCTGCAGGATCCCCAAGAACTCAAGGCAGAGCTGGTCCTGCCAATGTACCCAGTGCCTCACCAATAACATCAGTTAAGAAACCAGATCCAAATATTAAAA ataaTGCTGCAAGTGAAGGTGTCTTGGCTAGTTTCTTCAACAGTCTCTTGAGCAAAAAGACTGGTTCTCCTGGGAGTCCTGGTGCTGGAGGAGTGCAAAGTACAGCCAAGAAATCAG gacAAAAAACAGTTTTGACAAATGTTCAAGAGGAACTGGATAGGATGACTCGCAAGCCAGACTCTATGGTAACAACAAACTCTCCTCCAACAGAGAATGAAGCTTGA